One genomic region from Bacteroidales bacterium encodes:
- a CDS encoding AraC family transcriptional regulator: MCKVFIKNMVCNRCIMVVQHEMDKLGLEVKNIKLGEVMLKNALTDEENTALDNALTPLGFERISDKKSRIIEKIKNIIIDLVHYHDSDIKNNLSDILSKALHHDYSYLSNLFSEVEGVTIEKYFIAQKIEKVKELLVYDELSLSEVADRLNYSSVAYLSNQFKKVTGFTPSHFKKIGKDKRKPLDEV, encoded by the coding sequence ATGTGTAAAGTCTTTATTAAAAATATGGTGTGTAATCGCTGCATTATGGTGGTGCAGCATGAGATGGACAAACTGGGTCTGGAAGTGAAAAACATAAAATTGGGAGAAGTAATGCTCAAAAATGCACTGACGGATGAAGAAAATACAGCCCTGGATAATGCTTTAACTCCTTTGGGGTTTGAACGCATCAGCGATAAAAAAAGCAGGATCATCGAAAAAATAAAGAACATCATCATCGACCTGGTGCATTATCACGACAGTGATATAAAAAATAACTTATCGGATATTCTGAGCAAGGCCTTGCATCACGATTACAGCTATCTTTCCAATTTATTTTCGGAGGTAGAAGGCGTTACCATCGAAAAATATTTTATCGCCCAAAAAATCGAAAAAGTGAAGGAGCTGTTGGTGTACGACGAATTATCATTGAGCGAAGTGGCTGATCGGCTCAACTATTCCAGCGTGGCGTACCTGAGCAACCAGTTTAAGAAAGTTACCGGATTCACGCCGAGTCATTTCAAGAAAATTGGCAAAGACAAAAGAAAACCCTTGGATGAGGTGTAA